The DNA sequence TAGATGGCCTATGCAAGAACCAGTGCATTGATGAAGCAATGTCCTTGTTTCATGTGATGGAATCTGATGGTATGATGCATGATATCCAAAATTATAGTATAATCATTGATGGTCTGTGCAAGAGCAGAAATCTTGACAAGGCAAGGGATGTTTTTCACAACCTTTTGTTACAAGGTTTGCAACCTGATGTCAAAACATACACAATAATGATTCAAGGATTTTGTCAAGAAGGGTTATTGGACGATGCCAATAAACTTTTTGTTGAAATGGAAGCTAAAGGTTATCTGCCCAGTGAAATCACTTACAACAGTATTGTCCGTGGATATTTTCAAAATGAGAAGTATGATCAAGGTTATAAATTCTACGACAAAATGCAGAAGCATGGTTTCTCAGCAGATGCATGTACAACTTCTATGCTGGTATTACTTTCTACAGATAAAGAGGAGTAGAAGATACCATTCTACCGTGCTCTCCGTAAGAAGTTTATGACATAGGTACTGAAGTCAAAATTTAATAACTAGGATTTCTGATGGATTCTTCCATATATGTCTTTTAGACAATGTTTTTTATTATTTGAAGGTGTTCAGGGCAATGCTGGGAGAAGATAAAGGAATGAACTATATATATGTTTACTTTTTAATTAAAGAGGACCAGTTCACAAATTTATTGTGGCTGTAATGAATTTGTCATAAAATTCTATTAGTGAAGTAATGTTTTTCCTTATTATACATTTAGTCTCAGAAAAGAATGTAGGAGTGCATCAAACTGGAAGTGCATCAACAGTTGCATAAATGTTTTTGAGATACTTTTTTTACTCATTGTTGTCCCAGAAAGAATATTGGCCAGGAAATCTAGAAGTAAAAGCAAATTTTATGGTCCACTTTGTTAACCAGAAATGAGAAGGATGTCATTGCATGTATAAAGTCTTCAAATATTAGTCGTCATTTTGGTATTTGTTTGGATCCTATAATGGCAATTGAGGCAGTAAAGCAAAAGGTAATTATGGTTATATGGCAGGATTTAAATCTAAATTTAGTTCATGTACCTAGAAAATACAGTTTCAAGTTGGTTATAATGATTCGATGGGTTTTATGCTCAGTTCTTGGATAAATCAGGGTGTTAATAGAATCTTTGAAATTGGCAGCTCTTAACTCATTTAATATTAGGAGGACCTTGTGGTTATTGATGATTAAACATGGATAGGCTAAAGGAAGTTTCTACCTTTTCTTAAATTGGGTTTTCTGCTGCGCACACGCTATATATTTACACTTTTCAATGacatttaatattttttatttattccCATAAAAAATATTAACACTTATATTTTCACTTTTTAATCTTAGCAATGCTTAACCATGATTAACATATCTTATTCTATATTTATCATACCTTCTTGTACCgtgtttttttatatatattcaGTTCTTCAAATcacatatttttatattaaaataaccGGGCTactttaaaaataaaaaagagCTTAAAATATTAACTAAATATTATGTAACAATAATATTATCATAAAAAATTTATACAAATTCTGTAGGTGAAATTTTTACTTCCATATTAGAAATTTGCtttctatttttaaaattaaaaagacATGAATATTAGACAAGAACATTGTATGATGataaatatacaaaattataaatAACTATACTCAAGCATAATCGTTTCATATTCACTCACTGGGCCTATCTCACCTGTCTTTTTCTTAAATCCCCTGTCTTTTCTTAAAACTTTCACAAGATGAAGAGGAATAATATTGATCTAAACAAATCTTGTAAAGAAGCCATTGAAGATGAAGAACAAGAAGCTAGTgaagaagaacaagaaaataaaaatataactttGAGTCTTTCATTGGCCAATGTTTCCTCAGTGAAGAAGAAGCATACTTGTTTTGTCACAAATATGCTAAATAATATGATTTTTCTATACGTAAAGCAAGATTTGACAAAAATAAAGATGGAGAAATCAAGAGAGGAGATTTTGTGTGTCATCAAGAAGGTTTGCAACTTTCAAAGATGTGGATCCAGTGCTGAAACAATGAAATACTCCATCTACTAGGTGTGATTGCAAAGCTTATATGAGGGTAACATTAAAGAAAAGTTTTGAAATTTTTCCAGAACAATGGCATGCCACTGAGTTTATTGTTACACATAATCATGAGTTATTTTCACAAGAAGAGGTACGTTTTCTTAGATCTTATCGTTTTATGACAAAAGATGATGAAAAACGTATTCTTTTGTTGAAAGATGGAGGTATTAGTGTGAAACAAAACATGCGTGTAATGGAACTTGAAAAAAATGTTAGAAATGGTCACCTTTCATTCACCTCAAaagatattcataatttttttagtAAAATTCGTATTGAGCAAGCAAAAAATGATGTATTAGATTTTTTTGAATATTGCAAGATAGCTAAAGAGGAGAACCAAAATTTTCAGTACTCTGTTACACTGGATGATGAAAGAAAAGTGGAACATATTTTTTGGTCGCCAGCTCACTGTTTTACTTTGTATCAATCATTTGGTGATGTTGTGATCTTTGATACAACTTACAAGATTAATGCTTATGAGATGTCATTGGGTATGTTTGTTGGAATAGACAATCATGGTAGGACTATATTATTTGGATGTGCTCTTCTCCGTAATGAGACTAAAAATACATTTTCTTGGTTGATGAGGGTAAgttcattttttatatttatatataattgtccttttaattaaaatacatatatatttgtttgtttatttatttgtgtATGTATATTATATGCAGACATTTGTGTCCCTAATGAATAAGCCCCCTAAATCAATATTAACTGATCAAGATCCTTGGATGACACAAGCTATTGCAGAAGTAATGCCTTTAACTAAACATGCCTTTTGTATATGGCACATTACATTAATATTTAGTAGTTGGTTCACAGGAATCCTCCGTAAACAATATTTTAATTGGTGTTCTGATTTCTATAATTTGTATAGACTTGATACTTATGATGAGTTTGAAAATAGATGGCCTGAGTGGTTGAGAAATATAAGCTAGAGAAGAAGAAACATGTATTAGGTTTGTACAACATAAGGCATTCTTGGGTACCTGCTTATCTCCGTGCACACTTTTTTGCTTATCTCCGTGCACACTTTTTTGCTGGAATGACCACAACTGGGAGATCTGAAAGTTTTAATGCATTTATCAAGAGATTTACAAGTTCACGTATATGTTTAAGCCAATGTATAAAGCAAGTAagtatttttctaatttttttgttataGTTTGATTATGATATAGTtgtattttaatattaatattgtTATATATGGTTAAATATAGGTTAAATGTAAGTatcttttttattatttttcataacattatttattaagatgtaattttatatatgatattaatatttttataggTTGATTTGGCTATCGAAGATATTGGACAAAATCAATTACAAGCTAGAATGTTAGAGAAATACAGAGGAGCTTCCTTGCTTACTTTGTCTCCCCTAGAAGAGCAAGCACAGAAAGTCTTGACTCCATTAtctttcaaaaaatttcaagaacAGTTTGAAAGAGCTACTCATTATACTGTACACACTAACGTTGGGGGATTTGTAGTGCAGCATTATGCTCAAGGTGATACACAAAAGCATGGAGTTATGGAGAATGGACAAATGTTGATGTGTTCATGTAAACACTTTGAGTTTTGGGGAATCATTTGACGTCACATTTTAGTGTGTTCTTTCACCAAGATGTGTTCACTATTCCATCTTTGTACTTTCCATTGCGTTGGCATAGTAAGATAATATATGATCAAGAGAGGGTGGTGGATGTGGTTAGTGAGACCCAGGGAGAAAGCAATATTTTTGAAGATGCTAATTTAGCTGGCCCTGTTTATTGCCCTCCTAAATCAAAGACCAAAGGGCGTCCAAAGAGTAAAAGATCAAAAAGAGGAAAAGAGGTGAATATGAAGCAAGTAAAATtatgcagattttgcaagaaACAAGGTCACAACTATACTACATGTCCAGACAAGGAAAAAGAGGAAGAAAACCATATGCACTTGAAAAGGCCTCAGAAACAGTGAAAGTTTGAACCCAATTTATCAtcttaaattttgaaaatattagAAGTAATTAATTTTTTGTTGAATTTTTCATGCAAGACGATATGAAACTATTTAGCTACAGTTTTATTAACATtgcaattaaaattatttaatatttttgtttatcttttaatttttttatatgtatatataaaataaacgATGATAAAAAAAGTTAGAATATGTCAATTTATAAATAGTGGTGGCCAATCTACTATTATTAAAATTAACAGTAGtttacttttatttaaaaaattgagaTATGAAAATAAAAATTTCACTAGAGTTATCGATATTGTAaaaaaaatctaatttttttatgACAATATTATTAAGATTTGGCACACTATTCTAGAATTTATATCTTTTTAGTTAGtattctttatattttcaaagtggTCAAATCTTTTTGttataaaaatatgaaatttggataaatgaaaaaattaaaaaaaaaagaacaCATGAACTATACAAATATATTAAAAAACTTTGAAATAAGCCATGTTAACCAGGGTTAAGCATTGTTAAAATCAAAAAGTGAGAACAAGAAAGTTTATGGGAATAAACAAAAAAGTAGCTGACTGGCATTAAGTGTCACTGAAAAGTGTAAATGTATACTTCCTAGCgtgtgcccatgggcacacaGCAGAAAACCCGTTCTTAAATTATGTCGATGGTTAATTTTAGTCCGATAAAGAGAATCTCCAACCGCTTCTTAGTTTATTCCCTAAATTTAATACTCCTTCCGTCTCAATTTATCTGTCCAGTTTAACTTTTGCACATAATTTAAGGTTCATTGACCGCATAATACcgttaattatttttcaaaatttctttttgtgaataaaaatttaagatttgaatatttattcacaaaaaaattaaaaaaattatcaaagTAATTATGCGGTCAATGCACCTTAAACTACGTGCAAAAGTCAAACtagacagataaattgggacggaggaaatataaaatattggatCTTAATAACTTAAAATATCAATAGTTATTCTCACCTCCAGCAATATTCCCTATATTCATTCCTTATATAATATTTTATCATTAAAAAGTAtcattattacataaagtaaagaaagAGAAAATGCTTctttcaaatatatattataaaataaaagttagaagAAGAGAAAGTTTAGCTAAAGATAAGGAATTGAAATAAGATTTTAGTGGATTTTAGTGATTTAAGGAATCACTCGGATACTGTTGGAGTAATTTTTTTCTTCATATTCCTTATACTGGATTTTAAGATTTCAAGTAGCTAAGTTTTTGGATTTGCTCTTAGTCCATCTCGTATTGCTATTGAGACTAACTAATACTATTCTACTACTAGTAAAAGTCTAGGTAATATTACAATGATTGATCAGTCACAATCTAAAGCTAGATAAGTGTCTGTTTGGAAAATCTTAGAATAAGTtatttataacttaaaatgaataagtaaTTTAAAAGTGATAAGTATATGAacacttataagttatataagtgtttagataattttacttataagtcataattttttttaacttaaatgaactaaaacaattaatttttaaatatatttatctaaattcataaattttaaataaaattaacaTTTAAAACTATAATTTAGAATTAGAGTTAATAAACaggaaaaaaaatcaaaataggTTGATAAAAAGTACGTCATTACCAACATTtcacttatcagcttataagttataaattcaacttataagttgggtcgataaacactcgtcgataagctGTTATGGAATTATAAGCCGGAAGTAACTTATAAGTGAGTACACAAACAGGCCCTAAGTCTAGACTTGGCATATCATGTCAATGGAACATTGGTCAACTCTATGCGGAGTTAGTTACATTCTTTTGTTAAGTCAATATTTGATTATGTGATATATAAATACTCCCAAGTTGTAACTTTTATTTTTAACTTTCatttcaataaaaatagtttATCGGTAAATCTCTCGTTGAATAAATATGTTCTCTAAGATACAAAACATGTGTGTATATATTTTTGTTATTCTATTATGGTATCGGAACCATCATGATTGAAATTGGTGTCAATCTCGTGATTTATCGGTAAATCTCTCGGTGAATAGATATGTTCTCATCTCCTTCAATCTATTCTCATTTTTTTCGTTACGGTATTTCTTTTTATGTATGTTGTTACGATAATTATATCGATTTCTTACTATTTTTGAATGATGAAACCCTATTTTTTCTGGAATTTAGATTCAATTCAATTCAGTCATGGTGCGAAATGGttttttaatatatttcaaaaattatcTAGTGTTAATCCTGCTACTGCTCGTTTTCCTAATAATAATGGCGATAATGGTATGAATCTTGTCGATAATATTAATAATACGGTTCATAATGAGATTCCTTTGGAAGATGATGATGCTAATTAGTCTAATCGTGATCTTATTCTCAATAATTCTCATCTTTTATATTTGCACAACAATGATCATTTTTGTCTAGTGTTAATTGCTAAGAAATTAACTGGTCCTGATAATTAAGGTGCATGAAGTCATTGGATGCAGATTGCTTTGAATGCTAAAAATAAATACAATATTATTAATGGTAGCTTTAAGATACCTACTTCATTGATTTAGCTGCACAGTGGGAAAGAGTGAATGATATGATTATCACTTGGATCCTTAACACTGTTGTTGCTGATATAAGTGATGGTTTGAGTTACGTTAGCATTACTCCTTAGCGCCatggttgttcatagaaaaatattcgagtctagtcctttaatcatttttacagacttaaaggATACATTTACAGACTACACAAACTATTACAAGTCAACTTATTCTTAGGATTGTGAATGTGACTTAATCTTGCTATATTAAAACATGTCTTGCACAACGTACATTCGTGTGAGTaaatgaaatattttatttataagaACTTACCATAAAGTCAAATTCAAAATAATCTATAACCAATTAAATATTTACTTATAATATTATTAGGTCCTGTAAAAGGgatattttaagctagaaggggggttgaatagcttaattatcaatttaaaatttattatggcattttaaaaatatttttcccGTTTTAAATATTTTACCGATGCAGATTATATATGCGGAAATAAAAGACAaggaagaaaataccacacgagagatttatcctggttcgcgatggcgcaacctctaatagattcgctcacccctatgtccagtccccgagctcctctccagGACCCGAGTTTTTCCTTAAAATAACCTTGCTCCTACGTAGGCGGAGAAGCATTTACAACCCCAcaaatatttgtcttggtgcataactccgggttaccacctcaaaataaatgtgcaaacctacacaacctatcttagacaataacaccctgttatttcttcaaagttgatgtagaacccttggtatagtctttgtccttctaagcttttgccggtcttggatctcAGTAGTAGGTCTTGGGTCTTTCATCTTCCTCATggtgcaaagactactaactcctcgttagtacgtctaggacttgggtcttagaatgaGAATCAACTCACTATACTTCACCTCACTGCAAAACGAAGAAGACAATGTCTACGAAAACAATACCCGTTATAGATAAAAAGAGTTTGGACTAGTAATACATTTAACTAGACCGGATGACGAACAAATATTCTTAAAGGAATATTAATGTATACTTTTCTTTAGATTAAGTGAATGTTAAAGTATACTTGGTTTTACTTCATTttgaataatatattttatttccgaagtaataaatatatcaagtccttggtgaagcgttatagctttcagatctttgataaaataatttctcGTTTAATATAGTCGTGTGTAGACTTTTTTTAAATCGAAAATGTTACACTTATTCTTTAACTATTTGCACTTATAAAATATTTGGCCGAGAGAATAAAAGATGTGTAatttaaacacaatatatcaCAATATATAAGAGCAGAGTTTGAATTATATTAGCAtaatttatatgtgtatatatatagtataatataagctttaagtttttcccacgaaacactgaagatgctagtaagggaaatcgcttaattcttatacgattatatatatacttatatttacttaaaagcTTTAAGATCTTCCCATGAAATACTAGAGGTGCTGGTAAGGGAATTCACTTAAATCTTTTAACTAAATATAGTAAATATTTAtgtatagatatatataatataagccttaagtttttcccacgaaacactaaaggtgctagtaagggaagtcgcttaagtcttgttaaataattataacaaatatatcaatatatggccaaaataagtgtgtttaagtttaaagaataaaatgctagctttgtaatttaattccctcgaaacactaaaggtgcttgttagtcgctaaacacgcgctaataatacacgcaagtatacgagttcgcaagtagtatagaatcttttctagttcattcccacagagactgtattggttaactaattaagtcacgcacttaagcaacaatgtatggttattattcaatgctaagacgataacaaattgaggttgtttataactaaggattaactaataattataattacgagattactattgactgaattaatatatatgactaacatgagattctaacttcattaaatacttcattcaatagccttattgtcttcaaccttagcatgcaatggtgatgacactaatcagataacacgaaactgataaacgccaactttcgttgcacgagtaccatactaccagacatccaaaaaagagatagaagctgaatagacaccaattatattgaaaccctatatgtctatagaatttgacaacataacggtttaagcacaagttatctatcttgattacacagggcaagtaagatggttaaaa is a window from the Apium graveolens cultivar Ventura chromosome 1, ASM990537v1, whole genome shotgun sequence genome containing:
- the LOC141706310 gene encoding uncharacterized protein LOC141706310; translation: MTKDDEKRILLLKDGGISVKQNMRVMELEKNVRNGHLSFTSKDIHNFFSKIRIEQAKNDVLDFFEYCKIAKEENQNFQYSVTLDDERKVEHIFWSPAHCFTLYQSFGDVVIFDTTYKINAYEMSLGMFVGIDNHGRTILFGCALLRNETKNTFSWLMRTFVSLMNKPPKSILTDQDPWMTQAIAEVDLAIEDIGQNQLQARMLEKYRGASLLTLSPLEEQAQKVLTPLSFKKFQEQFERATHYTVHTNVGGFVVQHYAQDVFTIPSLYFPLRWHSKIIYDQERVVDVVSETQGESNIFEDANLAGPVYCPPKSKTKGRPKSKRSKRGKEVNMKQVKLCRFCKKQGHNYTTCPDKEKEEENHMHLKRPQKQ